A genomic window from Salvia hispanica cultivar TCC Black 2014 chromosome 5, UniMelb_Shisp_WGS_1.0, whole genome shotgun sequence includes:
- the LOC125189946 gene encoding receptor like protein 22-like, which yields MSSCNLNDFPDLGNALNMLSLDLSNNHLRGDIPRWIWGNKKDYLDLSFNLLAGLKKPHISPNFSNSIVLLVNNRLTGKIPTSICNASSLRVLDLSFNNLSGSIPPCLINKNLVSRVVNLRGNKISGVILDQFSRECILQTYDVSNNNLGGKIPKFQGGLRCSKSWPNLQILDISSNEFNGRLNVLNFSSLSPTHVRLNRSNSNILGDGSYYQNEVNLTVKGIAVKLVKIWPDFTCIDLSSNRFKGEIPDAIGNLTSLYLLNLSHNSLSYAIPRSSGALADLGSLDLSSNKLTGRIPDELTKLSFLSFLNVSYNHLTGPIPTGRQFQTFTEDSYVRNSELSGLPLTGSFNNRRPPAPSPSDDSESKDEEIKWEYVFAAFGYFVGFRSIAWTLICCINLRERYFEEVEEVVDRIFYER from the exons ATGTCATCTTGCAATTTGAATGATTTCCCAGATCTTGGAAATGCATTGAATATGTTAAGTTTGGACCTCTCAAACAATCATTTGCGAGGGGATATTCCTAGATGGATTTGGGGGAACAAAAAGGACTATTTGGACCTTTCTTTTAATCTCCTGGCAGGGTTGAAAAAGCCTCACATCTCTCCAAATTTCAGTAATTCGATTGTCTTGCTTGTAAACAATAGACTAACTGGAAAGATTCCAACCTCCATCTGCAATGCATCTTCACTCAGAGTTCTCGACTTGTCATTCAATAACTTGAGCGGTAGCATACCTCCTTGCCttataaacaaaaatcttGTGAGCCGAGTGGTCAATCTCAGGGGAAACAAAATCAGTGGTGTTATTCTGGATCAATTTTCTCGTGAGTGTATCCTACAAACCTATGATGTTAGTAACAACAACTTAGGTGGGAAGATTCCCAA ATTCCAAGGAGGCTTGAGATGTAGTAAGAGTTGGCCGAATCTTCAAATTCTGGATATATCTTCAAATGAATTCAATGGTCGTCTGAATGTGCTAAATTTCTCGAGTTTGAGTCCTACACATGTCAGGCTCAACCGCTCCAACTCTAACATTTTAGGAGACGGTAGTTACTACCAAAATGAGGTGAATTTAACCGTCAAAGGAATTGCAGTAAAGCTTGTGAAGATTTGGCCTGACTTTACATGCATTGATTTGTCTTCCAATCGTTTTAAGGGAGAAATACCAGATGCAATTGGTAATCTCACCTCACTCTATCTTCTCAACTTATCCCACAACTCTCTCAGTTATGCAATCCCAAGATCATCGGGTGCCTTGGCAGATCTTGGGTCGCTCGACCTCTCTTCAAACAAGCTCACCGGGAGAATACCAGATGAGCTCACAAAACTTAGTTTCCTTTCATTCTTGAATGTGTCTTACAATCATCTCACTGGACCGATCCCAACTGGCCGCCAGTTTCAAACGTTTACGGAAGATTCATATGTTAGAAACTCGGAGTTATCTGGTTTACCACTCACCGGAAGTTTCAATAACCGTCGTCCACCTGCTCCATCTCCATCAGACGATTCAGAATCAAAAGATGAGGAGATTAAGTGGGAATATGTGTTTGCTGCATTTGGTTATTTTGTGGGATTCAGAAGCATTGCATGGACATTGATATGTTGCATAAACTTGAGAGAAAGATACTTTGAGGAGGTAGAGGAGGTTGTTGACAGGATATTCTATGAGAGATGA